Genomic segment of Benincasa hispida cultivar B227 chromosome 1, ASM972705v1, whole genome shotgun sequence:
CCATGTCAAACTCGTTGTTGTAGAACATGCGAACAAGGTTAGGCAAAATACGTGTGTGCCCAACGCAGAATTGACTCCACCCCAATGCGTTTATTGTTTTCGTTATGTATATAGGCAGTGGGTGGCGCTCGAGAAAGAAACCCTTTTCTACAAGTATATCACTAAATTGACGCTTTCTTTTTGNNNNNNNNNNNNNNNNNNNNNNNNNNNNNNNNNNNNNNNNNNNNNNNNNNNNNNNNNNNNNNNNNNNNNNNNNNNNNNNNNNNNNNNNNNNNNNNNNNNNNNNNNNNNNNNNNNNNNNNNNNNNNNNNNNNNNNNNNNNNNNNNNNNNNNNNNNNNNNNNNNNNNNNNNNNNNNNNNNNNNNNNNNNNNNNNNNNNNNNNNNNNNNNNNNNNNNNNNNNNNNNNNNNNNNNNNNNNNNNNNNNNNNNNNNNNNNNNNNNNNNNNNNNNNNNNNNNNNNNNNNNNNNNNNNNNNNNNNNNNNNNNNNNNNNNNNNNNNNNNNNNNNNNNNNNNNNNNNNNNNNNNNNNNNNNNNNNNNNNNNNNNNNNNNNNNNNNNNNNNNNNNNNNNNNNNNNNNNNNNNNNNNNNNNNNNNNNNNNNNNNNNNNNNNNNNNNNNNNNNNNNNNNNNNNNNNNNNNNNNNNNNNNNNNNNNNNNNNNNNNNNNNNNNNNNNNNNNNNNNNNNNNNNNNNNNNNNNNNNNNNNNNNNNNNNNNNNNNNNNNNNNNNNNNNNNNNNNNNNNNNNNNNNNNNNNNNNNNNNNNNNNNNNNNNNNNNNNNNNNNNNNNNNNNNNNNNNNNNNNNNNNNNNNNNNNNNNNNNNNNNNNNNNNNNNNNNNNNNNNNNNNNNNNNNNNNNNNNNNNNNNNNNNNNNNNNNNNNNNNNNNNNNNNNNNNNNNNNNNNNNNNNNNNNNNNNNNNNNNNNNNNNNNNNNNNNNNNNNNNNNNNNNNNNNNNNNNNNNNNNNNNNNNNNNNNNNNNNNNNNNNNNNNNNNNNNNNNNNNNNNNNNNNNNNNNNNNNNNNNNNNNNNNNNNNNNNNNNNNNNNNNNNNNNNNNNNNNNNNNNNNNNNNNNNNNNNNNNNNNNNNNNNNNNNNNNNNNNNNNNNNNNNNNNNNNNNNNNNNNNNNNNNNNNNNNNNNNNNNNNNNNNNNNNNNNNNNNNNNNNNNNNNNNNNNNNNNNNNNNNNNNNNNNNNNNNNNNNNNNNNNNNNNNNNNNNNNNNNNNNNNNNNNNNNNNNNNNNNNNNNNNNNNNNNNNNNNNNNNNNNNNNNNNNNNNNNNNNNNNNNNNNNNNNNNNNNNNNNNNNNNNNNNNNNNNNNNNNNNNNNNNNNNNNNNNNNNNNNNNNNNNNNNNNNNNNNNNNNNNNNNNNNNNNNNNNNNNNNNNNNNNNNNNNNNNNNNNNNNNNNNNNNNNNNNNNNNNNNNNNNNNNNNNNNNNNNNNNNNNNNNNNNNNNNNNNNNNNNNNNNNNNNNNNNNNNNNNNNNNNNNNNNNNNNNNNNNNNNNNNNNNNNNNNNNNNNNNNNNNNNNNNNNNNNNNNNNNNNNNNNNNNNNNNNNNNNNNNNNNNNNNNNNNNNNNNNNNNNNNNNNNNNNNNNNNNNNNNNNNNNNNNNNNNNNNNNNNNNNNNNNNNNNNNNNNNNNNNNNNNNNNNNNNNNNNNNNNNNNNNNNNNNNNNNNNNNNNNNNNNNNNNNNNNNTAGagaaatgaggaagaagaaggaaatgaaCCGTTCGATCGTTTTATAGGCTGAGAAAGGGTTAGTGGGCTAACGTCTGGCGACGCCTGACATCTTGAATGATCTGATTGATTGGATTTCCAATCCGAACCCCAAGATGGGGAATTCTAGAGTACACCACTGGGCAGATCCGGATAAACGGTCCCAGTGTGAGAAGAACGGAGAGgctaggtttttttttctttttcgtttcAGAGAGTTCGATAGagaaatgaggaagaagaaggaaatgaaCCGTTCGATCGTTTTATAGGCTGAGAAAGGGTTAGTGGGCTAACGTCTGGCGACGCCTGACATCTGTAATAAATGTAAAGCTGAAGGGACGTCTTGGGTTTCTAAGCACTCGAGTGCTTTTGTATTCTCAAGACGCATCCCTTTATCTGGGCCATGCATTGGACTTGAGTCTAACGTGTCCGTTATTCCCAACTCAATTATACacaacttttaaaaaagaaaacaagtaaaatttctaatttatgAAGGCAGAAACAAAGAACAATCAATCTTGAAATCATAGGCAGacaaacaaaccaacaaactcaAACGCATTATAAAATGCAGAATGCAAGCGTCCCTGGAATATATGGCGATGCAAACGCAGGGATACGTCGACGCGGACCTCAGCTGGCTTTACGTAGTGCGAAAGATGACTTTTGACGTTCTAGTCCATCTTCAAAGTATGGCTTTACTCTTTGgccatttactttgaatgcgttggtgTCATCCTCTTGTATTAATTCTACTGCTCCATATGGAAAGATTGTCATAATGATAAAGGGTTCTAACCACCTGGATTTTAACTTCCCTGGAAACAAACGTAGACGTGAattaaacaatagaactttttggccaataacaagttctttcttactgatgcattggtcatgccaaTGCTTTGTCTTCTCTTTGTATAGCTTGTTTTTCTCGTACGCTTTCAATCGCCACTCCTCGAGCTCATTGAGCTGAAGTTTGCATTGAGTGCCCGCGGCGTCCAAGTTCATGTTTAGCTACTTAACTGCCCAAAACACCTTGTGCTCCAACTCTAAAGGTAAGTGACAAGCTTTTCTAAATACAAGAgagtatggagacatacctatagggGTTTTATAAGCAGTCCTGTAAGCCCAGAAAGCTTCATCCAGCCTCTGTGCCCAGTCCTTCCACGTTGCATTAATGATTTTCTCCAGGATAGAtttgatttctcgattggaAACTTCCgcttgaccatttgtttgtggGTGGTAGACAGTAGCGATCTTGTGCCtaacattatattttgcaagtaatttagaaatgatgCGATTAATGAAGTGTGTAGCTTCGTTGCTTATCAAGGCTCTTGGCGTTCTAAATGTGCCTGAAAATGTTCCTGGTAAGAAACTTGGAAACAGTGGACTCATCATTCCTAGCACATGCTACTTCTTCTACCCATTTTGACACATAGTCTACTGCAAGCAAGATATACTGTTGGCCGTAGGACAAgggaaaaggtcccataaaatcaATACCCCAAACATCAAACAACTCAACTTCGAGAATATTGTTCAAGGGTATTGCGTCCTTTGAAGAAATATTCCCGGTGCGTTGGCAGGGGTCACAATTACGAACAAACTCCCNGCTCAGTCCTTCCATGTTGCATCGACAACCTTCTCCAGGATAGAtttgatttctcgattggatACTTTCGCTTGACCGTTTATTTGTGGGTGGTAGGCAGTAATGGTTTTGTGCCtaacattatattttgcaattaatttagaaatgatACGATTAATGAAGTGCGTACTTTCATCGCTTATCAGGGCTTTTGGCATTCCAAATCGCGTGAAAATGTTCCTAGTAAGAAACTTGGAAATAGTGGACGCATCATTCCTAGCATAGGCTACTGCTTCTACCCATTTTGACACATAGTCTACTGCAAGCAGGATATACTGTTGGCCGCAGGACAAGGGAAAAGTCCCATAAAATCAATACCCCAAACATCAAACAGCTCAACTTCGAGAatattgttcaagggcattgcatcccttgaagaaatattttcagtGCATTGGCAGGGGTCACAATTACGAACAAACTCCCTTGCGTCTTTGAAGAGGGTGGGCCAGAAGTATCCGCTCTGAAGGATCTTCGCAGCGGTTTTCTGCCCACCAAAATGCCCTCCGTAAGGAGAGTCATGACACTCAGCTAAGATGTGTTATGTCTCCTCCTCTGAAACACATCGACGCATTATGGAGTCAGGGTCTTGCTTATATAGAAacggttcatcccaaaaataaaacttgttGTCATGTATTAACCGTTTCTTTTACTGAGAGTTGAAGTTCCCAGGGAATTGGTTGGTAGTTAAGTAATTGacaatgtccgcataccaagGTTCCTTGCCTTCAACTCTGAACAAGTTTTCATCAGGGAATGCGTCCTTGATTTCACTTTCTTGATCTTGCATTTCTTAATGTTCTAGCCTGGACAGATGGTCAGCCACCTGGTTCTCGGTTCCCTTTCTGTCCTGAATATCTATATCAAACTTCTGTAACAGTAGCACCCATCTTATCGATCTTGGCTTCGCGTCTTTTTTACTCATCAAGAATTTTATGGCTGAGTGATCGATATATATGGTGGCTAACGCACCAACTAGGTAAGACATAAACTTTTCAATACCAAATACTATagccaacatttctttttcagtaGTGGCGTAGTGTTCCTAAGAGTCATTTAGTGTTTTGGACGTGTAAGAGATGAGATGTATTAAATTTCCCTTCTTTTGCCCTAATATTGTTCCTACTACCACATCACTCACGTCGAACATGAGAATAAAGCGTTGCGTCCAGTCCGGTGCTATTAGTACTGGAGCTGTCGTCAACGCATACTTCAAGGTTTCAAATGCGTCAGTGCAGTCTTCATTAAGATCATAGGGTCGGTTCACCTCTAGTAATACGCTCAGAGGTCGCACAATCTGAGAGAATCCTCTAACGAACCGTCTATAGAAGCCAACATGCCCTAGAAAACTTCGTAAAGTTTTAACATTTGATGGTGGTAGAAGTTTTGCTATGACatctatttttgctttatctACTTCCAGGCCAGCCTTAGATACTTTGTGCTCTAAGACAATTCCttcagtcaccatgaagtgacatttctcccaattcagcaccAAGTTTGTTTCCTCGCATCGAGCAAGAACGGCCTCCAAATTATCTAGGCATGATtggaatgagtctccaaagactAAAAGATCATCCATGAAGACTTCAACGGTCTTTTTTAGGAAGTTAGAGAAGATAGCCATCATACATCTTTGAAATGTCCCAGGTGCGTTACAcagcccaaagggcatgcgtcTGAATGCAAATGTTCCAAAGGGACAGATAAATGTTGTCTTCTCCTGATCTTCTAAATCTATCAAAATCTGGTTATAACCAGAGTATCCAtcaagaaagcaataaaattctTTGCCCACAAATCTGTCAAGCATTTGATTGATGAAAGGAAGGGGGAAATGGTCTTTTTTAGTTGTCACATTGAGATTCATGCAATCCATACAGATGCATCAACCTGTGACAGTCCTCGAGGGTATGAGTTCATTATTATTGTTGACTATCACATTCGTTCCCTCTTTCTTGGGAACGCATTGGACTAGATTTACCCAACTACTGTCGAATATAGGATAGATGACTCCCGTgtccaaccattttaaaatttctttcttgaccACTTATTTCATTATGGGGTTCAGTTTTCTTTGAGGCTCGATTGACCCCGACTTCCCTTCTTCCAGCCtaatcttatgcatgcaataagatgGACTAATACCACGAATATCTGCAAGCGTTCAGCCTATTGCACGCTTGTGCTTTTTCAGCATCTACAAGAGAGATTACTCGTTGGGCTCTGTAAGATTTGCGGAAATCAAGTAAAGTGTTGTTGGTTCTAAGGAATGCGTATTTCAGGTGTCTAAGCAACTTTTTCAACTTGAGTTCTGGTGGTTTCTCAAATGATGGACGCGTTGGTTTTGTCTGCCACTCACTCAGACTTGGTAGCTCTGATTCTTTCAGGTTCTCCAACGCGAGGACCTCACATACATGGGTCTTTTTTTCAAGCAACTCAATACTGTTTAGTTGACAATCTTCACTATCTAGGAACTTCAATGCGTTGAGCACATTAAACTTTACCTCTTGATTATCTACGGCATAGTCAATTCGCCTTTATGCACGTCAATTAAAACTTTCCCAATAGCTAGGAAGGGGCGTCCAAGAATAATTGGTACCTCCCTATCTGCTTCATAGTCCAAGATAATAAGGTCTGCTGGGTATATGAAGTTGTCAACCTTTACTAGAATGTCTTCAATCTTTTCTTCTGGGTACTTAATTATTCTGTCAGCAAGCTGAAGAGTAATAAAAGTGGGTTGTGCTTCGCCAATTCCcagtttcttaaaaattgaGAGTGGCATGAGATTAATGTTGGCTCCCAAATCGTACAACGCATGACCCACATCCAATCCTCTTATCGAGCAAGTAACTGTGAAGCTCTTAGGGTCCTTCTGCTTCTTTGGTAGACTGTTGCTTACTAACGCATTGCACTCCTGCATTAGCACGATTACGTCCTTCTCACtgactcttcttttctttgtcaataagtccttcaaaattttgacataTTTTGGCATCTGCTTCAAGGACTCTATAAGtggaatgttgatatgcaaCTGCCTTAGGAGTTCAAGAAACCGCTTGaattgttgttcatcattcttcttcatcagacgCCTAGGGAATGGTGCATTCAGCGGCACCTCAAGCTTTCCCGCGTTGGACGTACTGAGTTCTGAATGGCTTGTAGTCTCAGGcgttctttcttcttgatccaTTGAACGTGTGATGCGTTCTTTCGAAGGACTGCTATTTCTTggattcatttttctttcttcaagagcTTTTCCACATCGCAATGTCACCGCGTGACATTGCTTCTTCCCATTGTTATTCCCAGGTGTTTCAGTATTGCTAGGTAGAACTCCAGGCTGCCTGCTTTTCAACTCGCTCGCTATCTGCCCTACCTGGATTTCCAGGTTTCTAAGACGCCTGGCTCTTCAGTAGTGCGTCATTCTGGGCTATGTATTCCTTCAATAGGATCTCAAGCGGAGATCCTGAGCTCTACGATTATCCTTCTCTATTAAAGGGTTGTTGATGTGGCTGATGCGTTTGTTGAAATGCAGGCGGCGATCTATTCCTTTGCTGTTGGTTCGCCCATGGGTGGTGCTTCTGATGATTTCCTCCTGTTCAAGAAAGAtttggatggtttctccatccaggATTATATGTATTAGAAAATAGTTTGTTTTTAATGAAACATACTAACTGAGGATTCTGTGGGCAATCCGCATAGAAGTGAGGATATCTACAACCCACACAGCTAACCATGTGTTGCCCAAACGCCTCTACCTGATTCACCTTCTGCTCATTTGATGCGTTTTCAAGAGTTATGTTCTGCAAAAGGTTGGTCATCATAGCCACTTGAGCTGAAAGTGTGGCTATTGCGTTGGAATCGATAGAATTAACGTTCTAAGATCTCTTCTTCCTGTCAGCTCTTCCATCATATGTATCGTCCACCCATTCCATGTTGTGCTTAGCAATGCGGTCTAATATTTCTTTAGCCTCAATGTAAGATTTGTCCATAAGTCCACCAGCCGCTGCTGCGTCTTTTGCCATCTGTGATGCTCTATTCAATCCTCCATAAAACGTCTCCATTTGGATAGTTAGTGGTAGTCCATGGTTCGAGCAATTCTTGACCAAACCCTTAAAACGCTCCTATGCGGCGCTTAAGGATTTagcttcttcttgttcaaagttcataatctctCGATGCCTCCTCACGTTGGTGGTAGAtgggaagtatttttgcataaatgTTTCCACCAACTTCTCCCAGGTGGTGATTTCACCAGGCTCCAATGAGCTCACCCATTGTTTTGCTTCATCACACAAAGAATAGGGGAACAAAGATAGCCTAATCGCCTCTGgggtgattccaggaatcacaaatgaattaCACGTTTCCAGGAAACGCTTCACGTGGGCGTGAGGATCTTCACCACGAACACCCCCAAATTGTCTAGCTGTCTGAAGCATTTGGAGCATTACagatttcatctcgaacctGGTCATGTCTAGCATTGGGTAGATGATTCTTGGAGAAAAATCATACAGTACAGGGGATGCGTACTCTCTCATAGAACGCGTGCTACTATTCGCCATGAGGATTGGATTCTGTGTAGCATGAGCTAATTGCTGAGCTAGTTGCTGATTTGCCTGTTCTTCCGCCATTGCTCGTTGCCTGTTCTATTGTCTGAGAAATTGTTGCCTCAACCTTCGATGACGGTTAGATCGGTTCCTACGCCGGAAGGTCCTTTCAATCTCAAGGTCGTATATGAGTTCATGAGTGTTGTCCCTGCTCATAAACGTTCACAAGCTTAGACTTAGCTTGTAATACTCCTTCAAACGAAGTGTTCCTACAACAGATACAAACGAAATTTCTGGTTAGTCTTGTTTCtgaatccccggcaacgacgccaaaaacttgttcgttgctatcgtgatttgAGCAGAGAgtatattgtataaaataagttggaaaaataaatgCCAAATATAAATGGTGTGTTGATGCTGTAATGCGTTTAAATAGTTGTAACACGTTGCTGCGTTAGGGATATGCAATCGGAACGCACGACACTCCTATTAATAACATTTAAGAtttcctaaaccagacccaagtataaatctaatttaggttcctggcaagtctagggtcgaactcagggattcagttaaacaaacacagaccttgcgttgtatctaatgtaggggttttcctaaatatatgaagagaaatgtgttatttacactaaagtgttgtgcctgtgcaaggagatacaaaagagttgagtggtgAGTGATGGATCATGCGAAAATAGAGTTTAATGTAAATGGTATGCATCAGTCTAAGATGAGTGTACACAAACAgaatgtgatgtggatgagatggaatgatttgcttatcttttttcatgcgttagactttacTCAATATTTCttaatgcgaataacatacaaagcctatctctaagatgcatgtgtCTAATACAGAATGCAATAAACACTAGTAAGTTATCTCTAGCTATACTAGGCGTCCTACTTGatgcagcttagttattctcttgaataatctaagttaaagatgcttttaccaagtgatcaagttggcttaagcgttgaaatgaaattttgcataaagtataaatgcattcaacatgaacaagaaataaacaaaggcaaaaatgtgatggatcaaatatatgaattttataaagaagcaaattGTCTTTACAAGAGCAATATTCAATCAAGtgaaatg
This window contains:
- the LOC120078183 gene encoding uncharacterized protein LOC120078183, which gives rise to METFYGGLNRASQMAKDAAAAGGLMDKSYIEAKEILDRIAKHNMEWNITLENASNEQKVNQVEAFGQHMVSCVGCRYPHFYADCPQNPQLVGQIASELKSRQPGVLPSNTETPGNNNGKKQCHAVTLRCGKALEERKMNPRNSSPSKERITRSMDQEERTPETTSHSELSTSNAGKLEVPLNAPFPRRLMKKNDEQQFKRFLELLRQLHINIPLIESLKQMPKYVKILKDLLTKKRRVSEKDVIVLMQECNALVSNSLPKKQKDPKSFTVTCSIRGLDVGHALYDLGANINLMPLSIFKKLGIGEAQPTFITLQLADRIIKYPEEKIEDILVKVDNFIYPADLIILDYEADREVPIILGRPFLAIGKVLIDVHKGELTMP